A genomic window from Populus nigra chromosome 7, ddPopNigr1.1, whole genome shotgun sequence includes:
- the LOC133699110 gene encoding uncharacterized protein LOC133699110, which produces MAWMQNMYKKFEVMCLELDDILEQEGLKYADHLQTVGANVKQFCSDIVRDVQPQPSEDTVDGVASVSCLVKNTESDKMSKEGIVQNHFDMEPCNVSRLLYSCSVEPIKATKNDLSLEEMVVAEIYEKSVSSLKENRSEEKQVQLETLDTPEETDLSISVLSSTSYDLLESNSLTEVIPIDGLSSKSVNLVDSYESKVPELGFTSSEALAESIRQIDNSTEDATNPGSSSSVKLDGSCFVTDCNELSSVSYEAGQLGSSKETLDNVSFKKRKAANQVFNQEPAFDPNPSQRKESFASTVITRPDHDPCDSDWVIV; this is translated from the exons ATGGCCTGGATGCAGAATATGTACAAGAAATTCGAAGTTATGTGTTTGGAGTTGGATGATATCTTGGAGCAG GAAGGGTTGAAATATGCCGACCACTTGCAGACAGTAGGTGCCAATGTCAAGCAATTTTGCTCAGATATTGTGCGAGATGTGCAGCCTCAGCCGTCTGAGGATACTGTGGATGGCGTAGCTAGCGTCTCTTGTCTAGTGAAAAACACCGAGTCAGATAAAATGTCAAAGGAAGGCATTGTCCAAAACCATTTTGATATGGAACCTTGCAACGTGAGTCGTTTGCTCTACTCATGTTCTGTTGAACCTATCAAGGCCACAAAGAATGATCTGTCTTTGGAGGAAATGGTTGTTGCTGAGATATATGAAAAATCAGTGTCAAGTCTTAAGGAAAATCGTTCCGAGGAGAAGCAAGTTCAGCTTGAGACATTGGATACCCCAGAAGAGACAGATCTAAGCATTTCAGTATTATCTTCAACATCTTATGATCTACTAGAAAGTAACTCTTTAACAGAGGTAATTCCAATAGATGGGCTATCTTCAAAATCTGTTAATTTGGTTGACTCGTATGAAAGCAAGGTTCCAGAGTTGGGATTTACTTCTAGCGAGGCCTTAGCTGAATCAATCA GACAGATAGACAACTCCACTGAAGATGCTACCAATCCGGGATCATCTTCTTCAGTGAAGCTTGATGGGAGTTGCTTTGTTACAGATTGCAATGAGCTTTCTTCTGTTTCATATGAAGCAGGACAACTAGGGTCTTCCAAG GAAACCTTGGATAATGTTTCGTTCAAAAAAAGGAAGGCAGCGAATCAGGTTTTCAATCAGGAACCAGCTTTTGATCCAAACCCCAGTCAACGGAAAGAAAGTTTTGCATCAACTGTTATTACCAGACCAGATCACGATCCCTGCGATTCCGACTGGGTGATTGTCTAG